The genome window AATTGAAACGGATATGCGTAAAAATACAATCGAGGGCTATAAATGTGTAAACTCAATAAATTTAAACTGTTGTCATCGATTTTCGGATTGCTGGTGTCAACAATTGCCGGTTTCGGGCAGGTTAATTTTACCAGTTCCAATTTGCCCATTGTTGTGATCAACACGAACGGGCAAACCATTCCGGACGAGCCAAAAATCACGGTAAATATGGGCATCATCTGGAATGAAAACGGGCAGCGCAATTTTCTCAGCGATCCGTTTAACCATTACGATGGTTTGATCGGGATCGAGATTCGCGGTTCCAGTTCACAAATGTTTCCCAAAAAGCAATATGGTTTCGAAACGCGCGACGCGGATGGTGAGGATCTGGACGTTGAATTATTGGGAATGCCGGAAGAAAGCGACTGGATTTTGCATGCGCCGTACAGCGACAAATCGCTGATGCGCAATGTGCTGGCGTATGATTTTGCCAACCGGATGGGGCGATACGCCTCTCGTACCCATTATTGCGAATTGGTGCTAAATGGCGAATATATGGGCGTTTACATTTTAATGGAGAAAATAAAACGCGATGACAACCGGGTGAATATCAAAAAGCTGGATGAGGATGAAATTTCCGGCGTCGATCTCACCGGCGGCTACATTATTAAAATTGACAAGCCGGATGTACCCGGCACCGGCGGCTGGTATTCGCCCTTCCGGCCATATGAAAATGCGCCACAAATGATCAATTATTTATACGAAACGCCCGATGCGGAAGATATTGTGCCCGAACAGGTAGCCTATATCCAGAATTTTATCTACGAAATTGAAGGATTGTTTTACGCCGGCGATTATCGCCACCCGTTTAACGGATATTACGAACGTATCGATGTCGGGTCGTTCATCGATTTTTTGTTGATCAACGAAATCTCACGCAATGTCGATGGTTACCGGATCAGCACATTTATGTACAAAGATCGCGAAGATGTGGATAACCGATGGGTGATGGGACCTGTGTGGGATTTCAATCTGGGTTTCGGTAACGCCAATTATTACAGCGGCAGCGCCATTTCCGGCTGGCAATTCAATTTTCAGGATGCGAACGATCAATGGCAAATCCCGTTTTATTGGGATAAACTGTTGGCTGATCCGGTGTTCACCAATCTTTTGACCCGCCGTTGGAATGAGTTGCGCAACACCATTTTTCACAGTGATTCGTTGATGAGCCGGGTGGAAATGTTTGCGGACAGCATCGA of Calditrichia bacterium contains these proteins:
- a CDS encoding CotH kinase family protein; the protein is MCKLNKFKLLSSIFGLLVSTIAGFGQVNFTSSNLPIVVINTNGQTIPDEPKITVNMGIIWNENGQRNFLSDPFNHYDGLIGIEIRGSSSQMFPKKQYGFETRDADGEDLDVELLGMPEESDWILHAPYSDKSLMRNVLAYDFANRMGRYASRTHYCELVLNGEYMGVYILMEKIKRDDNRVNIKKLDEDEISGVDLTGGYIIKIDKPDVPGTGGWYSPFRPYENAPQMINYLYETPDAEDIVPEQVAYIQNFIYEIEGLFYAGDYRHPFNGYYERIDVGSFIDFLLINEISRNVDGYRISTFMYKDREDVDNRWVMGPVWDFNLGFGNANYYSGSAISGWQFNFQDANDQWQIPFYWDKLLADPVFTNLLTRRWNELRNTIFHSDSLMSRVEMFADSIEEARIRNFVRWPILGVWVWPNEFVGPDYQSELNYLKLWISARVNWMDSQIGTNFTTVDWASAEDVSPTSVDGETISLLLSDVAPVTDNLDSIVAVSESAELTAVVDNGQLLLNATAEGYFHFRLLAKRNGETVGISPLYTLRALISSIENSPGSTPKTFKLNQNFPNPFNGTTNILYYLPKVVNVRLTLFNTTGELVQVLHSGAREAGWHSAIWNGLDRNGNSASSGVYFYRLEYQTSVASQSNQQTKKLLLIQ